The following coding sequences are from one Procambarus clarkii isolate CNS0578487 chromosome 86, FALCON_Pclarkii_2.0, whole genome shotgun sequence window:
- the LOC123769507 gene encoding mucin-22-like: MRGATLRVASASASLTERVMNIAAKSPPVALSGPQSPPVALSGSQSPPVALSGSQSPPVALSGSQSPPVALSGSQSPPVALSGPQSPPVALSGPQSPPVALSGSQSPPVALSGSQSPPVALSGSQSPPVALSGSQSPPVALSGPQSPPVALSGPQSPPVALSGSQSPPVALSGSQSPPVAFSGLQSPPVALSGSQSPPVALSGSQSPPVALSGPQSPPVALSGSQSPPVALSGSQSPPVALSGPQSPPVALSGPQSPPVALSGLQSPPVALSGSQSPPVVLSGSQSPSEALSGSQSPSEALSGSQSPPVALSGSQSPPVALSGPQSPPVALSGSQSPPVALSGSQSPPVALSGSQSPPVAFSGLQSPPVALSGSQSPPVALSGSQSPPVAFSGLQSPPVALSGSQSPPVALSSPQSPPVALSGSQSPPVALSGSQSPPVALSGPQSPPVALSGPQSPPVALSGLQSPPVALSGSQSPPVVLSGSQSPSEALSGSQSPSEALSGSQSPPVALSGSQSPPVAFSGLQSPPVALSGSQSPPVALSGPQSPPVALSGLQSPPVALSGSQSPPVVLSGSQSPSEALSGSQSPSEALSGSQSPPVALSGSQSPPVALSGPQSPPVALSGSQSPPVALSGSQSPPVALSGSQSPPVALSGSQSPPVALSGSQSPPVALSGPQSPPVALSGSQSPPVALSGSQSPPVALSGSQSPPVAFSGLQSPPVALSSSQSPPVALSGSQSPPVAFSGLQSPPVALSGSQSPPVALSGPQSPPVALSGSQSPPVALSGPQSPPVALSGPQSPPVALSGLQSPPVALSGSQSPPVALSGSQSPPVALSGPQSPSEALSGLQSPPVALSGSQSPPVVLSGSQSPSEALSGSQSPSEALSGSQSPPVALSGSQSPPVVDGLVMYRNNIYSLIALSSLCIVRHSEKDVVVLPIY, encoded by the coding sequence TCACCACCGGTGGCTTTGAGTGGTCCCCAGTCACCACCTGTGGCTTTGAGTGGCTCCCAGTCACCACCTGTGGCTTTGAGTGGCTCCCAGTCACCACCTGTGGCTTTGAGTGGCTCCCAGTCACCACCTGTGGCTTTGAGTGGCTCCCAGTCACCACCTGTGGCTTTGAGTGGTCCCCAGTCACCACCTGTGGCTTTGAGTGGTCCCCAGTCACCACCTGTGGCTTTGAGTGGCTCCCAGTCACCACCTGTGGCTTTGAGTGGCTCCCAGTCACCACCTGTGGCTTTGAGTGGCTCCCAGTCACCACCTGTGGCTTTGAGTGGCTCCCAGTCACCACCTGTGGCTTTGAGTGGTCCCCAGTCACCACCTGTGGCTTTGAGTGGTCCCCAGTCACCACCTGTGGCTTTGAGTGGCTCCCAGTCACCACCTGTGGCTTTGAGTGGCTCCCAGTCACCACCTGTGGCTTTCagtggcctccagtcaccacctgTGGCTTTGAGTGGCTCCCAGTCACCACCTGTGGCTTTGAGTGGCTCCCAGTCACCACCTGTGGCTTTGAGTGGTCCCCAGTCACCACCTGTGGCTTTGAGTGGCTCCCAGTCACCACCTGTGGCTTTGAGTGGCTCCCAGTCACCACCTGTGGCTTTGAGTGGTCCCCAGTCACCACCTGTGGCTTTGAGTGGTCCCCAGTCACCACCTGTGGCTTTGagtggcctccagtcaccacctgTGGCTTTGAGTGGCTCCCAGTCACCACCTGTGGTTTTGAGTGGCTCCCAGTCACCATCTGAGGCTTTGAGTGGCTCCCAGTCACCATCTGAGGCTTTGAGTGGCTCCCAGTCACCACCTGTGGCTTTGAGTGGCTCCCAGTCACCACCTGTGGCTTTGAGTGGTCCCCAGTCACCACCTGTGGCTTTGAGTGGCTCCCAGTCACCACCTGTGGCTTTGAGTGGCTCCCAGTCACCACCTGTGGCTTTGAGTGGCTCCCAGTCACCACCTGTGGCTTTCagtggcctccagtcaccacctgTGGCTTTGAGTGGCTCCCAGTCACCACCTGTGGCTTTGAGTGGCTCCCAGTCACCACCTGTGGCTTTCagtggcctccagtcaccacctgTGGCTTTGAGTGGCTCCCAGTCACCACCTGTGGCTTTGAGTAGTCCCCAGTCACCACCTGTGGCTTTGAGTGGCTCCCAGTCACCACCTGTGGCTTTGAGTGGCTCCCAGTCACCACCTGTGGCTTTGAGTGGTCCCCAGTCACCACCTGTGGCTTTGAGTGGTCCCCAGTCACCACCTGTGGCTTTGagtggcctccagtcaccacctgTGGCTTTGAGTGGCTCCCAGTCACCACCTGTGGTTTTGAGTGGCTCCCAGTCACCATCTGAGGCTTTGAGTGGCTCCCAGTCACCATCTGAGGCTTTGAGTGGCTCCCAGTCACCACCTGTGGCTTTGAGTGGCTCCCAGTCACCACCTGTGGCTTTCagtggcctccagtcaccacctgTGGCTTTGAGTGGCTCCCAGTCACCACCTGTGGCTTTGAGTGGTCCCCAGTCACCACCTGTGGCTTTGagtggcctccagtcaccacctgTGGCTTTGAGTGGCTCCCAGTCACCACCTGTGGTTTTGAGTGGCTCCCAGTCACCATCTGAGGCTTTGAGTGGCTCCCAGTCACCATCTGAGGCTTTGAGTGGCTCCCAGTCACCACCTGTGGCTTTGAGTGGCTCCCAGTCACCACCTGTGGCTTTGAGTGGTCCCCAGTCACCACCTGTGGCTTTGAGTGGCTCCCAGTCACCACCTGTGGCTTTGAGTGGCTCCCAGTCACCACCTGTGGCTTTGAGTGGCTCCCAGTCACCACCTGTGGCTTTGAGTGGCTCCCAGTCACCACCTGTGGCTTTGAGTGGCTCCCAGTCACCACCTGTGGCTTTGAGTGGTCCCCAGTCACCACCTGTGGCTTTGAGTGGCTCCCAGTCACCACCTGTGGCTTTGAGTGGCTCCCAGTCACCACCTGTGGCTTTGAGTGGCTCCCAGTCACCACCTGTGGCTTTCagtggcctccagtcaccacctgTGGCTTTGAGTAGCTCCCAGTCACCACCTGTGGCTTTGAGTGGCTCCCAGTCACCACCTGTGGCTTTCagtggcctccagtcaccacctgTGGCTTTGAGTGGCTCCCAGTCACCACCTGTGGCTTTGAGTGGTCCCCAGTCACCACCTGTGGCTTTGAGTGGCTCCCAGTCACCACCTGTGGCTTTGAGTGGTCCCCAGTCACCACCTGTGGCTTTGAGTGGTCCCCAGTCACCACCTGTGGCTTTGagtggcctccagtcaccacctgTGGCTTTGAGTGGCTCCCAGTCACCACCTGTGGCTTTGAGTGGCTCCCAGTCACCACCTGTGGCTTTGAGTGGTCCCCAGTCACCATCTGAGGCTTTGagtggcctccagtcaccacctgTGGCTTTGAGTGGCTCCCAGTCACCACCTGTGGTTTTGAGTGGCTCCCAGTCACCATCTGAGGCTTTGAGTGGCTCCCAGTCACCATCTGAGGCTTTGAGTGGCTCCCAGTCACCACCTGTGGCTTTGAGTGGCTCCCAGTCACCACCtgtggttgatggtctggttatgtaccGAAACAATATATATTCTTTAATAGCGCTTAGCTCCTTGTGCATTGTTAGGCATTCtgaaaaagatgttgttgtcttgcctatatactaa